TCAGTTACAGCTGGAAATTTTGTAGACGTTTTTGCTTTCCTCAAAATGTTatttagatataaaaaaaattaaaaacaaacgtAAAAGTAATTTGATTCATCTTTAAATTGCACGTAATATATACTAATAACAATCACAAGTTAGcattaaatggtaaaaaatcAACTTCAGCCTTACAAATCGCATCTTCAACAACTAAATGTATTCTGAGTAAAACTGAGTTATAAAGACCAGCTATGCTAATAAATATACTAATATTGTACTCAGTTTATAAAGTCGAAAATGCTGTTCACTTGTTAAAAAGTTTTAGAGTTAGTTTTAAGCACAAGTTACATCCTTTAACgacttatgtttttttaaggcCCACTTTGAATTTGCGCTTCAGCAAAGAAATCCCTTGATGTTGCCATGGAGTTATTGGATGAAAGCAATACCTAATTTCAAAGTGTATGCATGGGAAACTCAAGAATCCGCCGGTATTGGTGTCTTAACTTTTCTTTGTACTGACGTCGGCCTCGCTTTGCTTAgttggtaatattttttgcattCAGTTCGATGTTTATTGCCACATTGGCCGCGTCTCGCATTGTTTGGCTTAGAAAAAGGGCAAGCCAAGTTCAATGCATGCAAAGTCAAAGTCGGCAGCCCCTTTCCCCCGCAACGGGCGGCTATAATTGCTAGCAATCAGCTAGCTggaacaataaaaaccaacaaaaaaaacaggcAAGAGGAAAATAAAAGCGGCACGGGCAAAACGCAATGCGAACCAAGACAAAGTTATGGAAAAtgttcattttcatttaaatgaaaatgaggAAACGGCCGACAAGTTCAACGACTCGCGGCTGCTTGGTAAGAGGCTCGACGGCGAATATAACGCCAGTTCCATGTGCActaaattgcttaatttgggAAATGTCGAAAAAGTATAAAGAAACAATTATGACAGAAATCATTTTCAGCAAAGCAGCGCCTAATGCAATCCCGAGTCGATAGATTGGCCCACACACACGCGCGTTCGAAAGTTAATAACTAACTTTTGGCACGCACTGCGCTGTGTGAttgctaaatatttttggggggACTGCAGCAGAACAAAAGACTTAATGTTTGGATGATTTTGTGGGTGTTGAACAAAAGACTGAGGGCACAAACTTCGGTATTGGATGATACCGGAGGCAGAACAAAAGACTGAGGACACGAACTTTCGCTAATCAATATTCTAGAACCTGGTGCCCGGGATGATTTCGAGTCTGGCGAGATTCACCACATCTGGACAGTCGGCAGTGGAGCGTGGACAGTCCGCGCCGCTCATTGAACCCATCTTGCGCAAATGGCCAGCCGCCGACTTCCTTACCGCCCCTCCCCTTCCGAGGAGCCGGCGCGTGCATTTTTCTCTCTGACCGATTTTCATGGCATGATCTGTTTTACGGCTTTCGGTTTTCTTTTATCGCACGGCCCGACCAGCGATCGTTTGTCTTCGGATCGTTTCGGTTTCGGAGTCGCCGAGTATTTAAGTGGTTCGAAACGTGTTTGCAGACATTCAGTTTCTGTTACCGTCTTGAGCGCTTCGGTTGTGTGCTATTGATCATACGCCGCGTTATCCGTTGGATATACTACCTAAAGGATTACCTCTGACCAACTAACCATCTCATTCTAACCAAGGTGAGCATTTCCAGCCTATACTACTACAGTATGGGCCCTACAGCCCCTTTTGTGGAGTCCCCAGTTCTTGAGGACAACGCCCGGAATTTAAATTAGTGCGCCGAAAAATATTCGTGATAAAGTGTGCAAATCATGTGCTGCATTTCGGAGCTACCAAAGAAATTGGGTATTTTTGTGAGCCATCCACCGAAGAGCAATAAATTTGACAAAGGAACAATAACTTGACTTGGAATTGCGCGAATAACTCAATTTGAATGCCAGCGAGTAATGACAAAGGCAATTTATGTGGTCCAACAATGGTCGTTGGAATCTcttaaatatgcataaaatgcAGAAAGTATTTTCGGCATATTTTGGGAATATTAAATAAGGAATAGAGTTCATTGATCGTGATTGtaaaagggaaaaaaatttGAGTATTTTAGCAATTGTTCAACGTGAAACACCCAAATtgtaatgttttaattttaaataaaaatttttaaagaaagaatAGATATATTAGTGATAGGCAAAAATCAGCTGTagataatacaaaaaatgggCCTATTGTATAAAGaagtaatacaaattattcatAAACTATTGCTCTTCTTAATAACTTTATGTATATACGCAATAATTAATGGTCTCTAGAAacttaaatatctttttttttgagcaatTTAAGCTCATCAAATGTTGTTCTTGTAAGTCTCTTGTTTACAAACCACTTCCTAAACCCATTAAATGCTACCCGCAATCGTTGCcgaaattcttaaaaaaatagcattacaaaacaaataagcaAACAGAATTATTGTAATGCCAGCAAATGGTCCCGGATGAGACAGGGCTAGTGAGATGAAGGAGCAAATGACAAAGGCCGAAAGAGACAGAAACCGAAAGCACTTTATCTGGAGCCAAACGACCAAAAACAGAcaaataagttaataaaacCCGTTTTCTGCCCATTTTTCTTGAGTCTTGGACGCTTGATATTCGATTCGTTGAGTTTCGcgctgttttgttttgctgaaGATTTTCGCAATATTTGCAATTGAGTTGCAGGCCACAAGAAAAATATGCAATAGCCGCAGCGGCCATTAGcgcagcaacaaaaaccatGGGAGTGTGTGCACACACAGCAATTTGAGTGTGGCCGAGCCTCCTCCGATCGACCGGCGGTAATTGCAATTCTAACAGGTTGCTGGTTGGTGGTtacaactgcaacagcaacagcaacagcaacagcaactgcaattGTTGCTGCATTCGAAGCTGGTTGCGGCATGGGCAGCATATAGGTGCTTTATCAATGCCCCGCTCAGACTTTGGCTCATTTCCAACTCTGCTTGACCCCAATGAGCTGCGGTGTCTGCGGTGTTGCAAATTTGGATTACAAATAGCCCATTTGCTTAAGTAGACTTTTCTGAACACAAGCTtaaaagtggccaaaataaCCAGTCATCCCATCTTTAAATGTCAGTTAACTCAtgaccaaaaaaaacaaagacgGTTTACGCATCACTAAGTAGggtttaaaatcaaaagtaaacaaagtaCGCCCCAACGAGCACAAACAAAGCGGCAAACGTTTAAGCCAAGCTACACTATATAACGATTTATTGTATCAAGTTAAAAGCACGACTATCTCTAAGTCACTTTTCTTCGTTTGCCTAAACTCACATTACCATTTATTATTCCCTCgcattatttacaaatatacaTTTCCCCCAATAAGGCCAACCAGATGGCTCAAAACAGAAGGGCCATGAACACTATTTGAGGTCGATGTCAACTCTAAGCTCAAAATACCCCTCTCCGAAAGGGGGAATGCGGTGAGGGGCGGTCCAAAAGTAATGCATATTTGGCCACAGCCCATGCTAATGAATCCAGGCAGTGACGTGTGACCGCAAGACCTACGAACGACGAGCGTTTCGAAAGCGCgcaattaaaatgtcaaaaatatCTGATTATTTCGAATTGCGTATTAAACAGAGTGGCGAAACAGCCAGCGAGGAAAAGGGGGTTGCGGTTTCATTGTTTTAGCCAgactttataatatttaactcAAGGCATGACTTAGTAGAAAGGTCAGACAGTAGAcaaagtttattatttgttgttcACTTGCTAAACCATTGTGTCTAGACCTTTGGAATGCTTATACAAAAATTCACAATGTACCCCCAGATGATGATGCTACACCCCACACCCGACCAGCGCGTGAGCATCCGCGAGGAGCTGCGTGAGCCGGAGGACCCAGCAGACATTGAGCGCGACATTAAGTTGATCCGCGAGTGGCTGGAGACGCAGCCCCACCTGCCCAAGGACATGGACGACATGCGCCTCACGACCTTCCTGCGCGGCTGCAAGTTCAGCCTGGAGAAGGTGAAGAAGAAGCTGGACATGTACTACACCATGCGCAACGCGGTGCCCGAGTTCTTCTCCAATCGCGACATCAATCGCGAGGAGCTCAACATCGTGCTGGACTATGTGTAAGTACTTCGCCTTCTACCACTGCTATCCCACAGATCAATAAGTGGAGTAACTTGACAGGCACTGCCCCACTCTACCGGGAATCACGCCCAACGGTCGCCGCATCACGTTCATCCGGGGCATCGACTGCGACTTCCAGCCCCACCACATCCTGGACGCCATGAAGGTGGCCCTGATGATCGGCGACGTGCGGCTGGCGGAGGAGAGCGTCGGCATTGCCGGCGACGTCTTCATCCTGGACGCCTCGGTGGCCAGCGCCGCCCACTTTGCCAAATTCTCACCGACCGTGGTGAAGAAGTTCCTGATCGCCGTGCAGGAGGCCTATCCGGTGAAGGTGAAGGAGGTGCATGTGATCAACATCTCGCCGCTGGTGGACACCATCTTCAACTTCGTGAAGCCGTTCGTGAAGGAGAAGATCCGCAGCCGCATCACCT
This genomic window from Drosophila gunungcola strain Sukarami chromosome 3R, Dgunungcola_SK_2, whole genome shotgun sequence contains:
- the LOC128252717 gene encoding alpha-tocopherol transfer protein-like, coding for MMMLHPTPDQRVSIREELREPEDPADIERDIKLIREWLETQPHLPKDMDDMRLTTFLRGCKFSLEKVKKKLDMYYTMRNAVPEFFSNRDINREELNIVLDYVHCPTLPGITPNGRRITFIRGIDCDFQPHHILDAMKVALMIGDVRLAEESVGIAGDVFILDASVASAAHFAKFSPTVVKKFLIAVQEAYPVKVKEVHVINISPLVDTIFNFVKPFVKEKIRSRITFHNDVESLYKVVPRDLLPNEYGGKAGGVVELNQWWKQKLVDNTQWFKDQEDKKANESLRPGAPKTSDDLFGMEGTFRQLNID